One Orrella dioscoreae genomic window carries:
- a CDS encoding metallophosphoesterase: MFHLYAGIIALYVILRFVRPLPWGRTAKVLLSALIVVGAEHHVVTRNVFGSMASPEVPGWLLMGLGWATGTLVVFGLLLILSDLLGCLSRRVSPRASRVLLAPSGWRCGLLVLAACLGALGVREAVRVPPVKTVEVAIPGWPQALDGLRIAQLTDLHASRLLDARWMEQVVARSNALKADLIVITGDMVDGSPAARVADVKPLQDLAAPLGVLAIPGNHEYYVDYLGWVDAFQKTGLRLLRNEHVTLTHAGQRFVVAGLTDRVAERIAETMPDLAGALAGRDPADPVILLDHRPGNAPQAAQAGVSLQLSGHTHGGQILGPDRLAKWMNGGFVSGLYDVGDLRLYVSNGAGLWPGFPVRLGRRNEITELVLRAAPPRQVPR, translated from the coding sequence GTGTTTCATCTTTATGCCGGGATCATTGCCCTGTACGTGATCCTGAGGTTCGTCCGGCCCCTGCCTTGGGGCAGGACCGCCAAGGTGCTGTTGTCGGCGTTGATCGTCGTCGGCGCGGAACACCACGTCGTGACCCGCAATGTCTTCGGCTCCATGGCGTCGCCCGAAGTGCCGGGCTGGCTGCTGATGGGCCTGGGCTGGGCCACCGGCACGCTGGTGGTGTTCGGCCTCTTGCTCATCCTGTCCGACCTGCTGGGCTGCCTGTCGCGGCGGGTGTCGCCGCGCGCCAGCCGCGTGCTGCTGGCGCCCTCGGGCTGGCGTTGCGGCCTGCTCGTGCTGGCAGCCTGCCTGGGCGCGCTGGGCGTGCGCGAAGCCGTGCGCGTGCCGCCGGTGAAGACAGTCGAAGTCGCCATCCCCGGCTGGCCGCAGGCGCTGGACGGCCTGCGCATCGCGCAACTGACCGACCTGCACGCCAGCCGCCTGCTGGATGCGCGCTGGATGGAACAGGTCGTTGCCCGCAGCAATGCGTTGAAGGCCGACCTCATCGTCATCACGGGTGACATGGTGGACGGCTCGCCCGCCGCGCGCGTGGCGGACGTGAAGCCGCTGCAGGACCTGGCTGCGCCGCTGGGCGTGCTGGCGATTCCGGGCAACCACGAGTACTACGTCGATTACCTGGGGTGGGTGGATGCCTTCCAGAAGACCGGCCTGCGCCTGCTGCGCAACGAGCACGTGACGCTGACCCACGCGGGCCAGCGCTTTGTCGTGGCGGGATTGACGGACAGGGTGGCGGAGCGGATCGCGGAAACCATGCCGGACCTGGCTGGGGCGCTGGCAGGGCGCGATCCCGCCGACCCGGTGATCCTGCTGGACCACCGTCCCGGCAATGCGCCGCAAGCCGCGCAGGCGGGCGTGTCGCTGCAGTTGTCCGGTCATACGCATGGCGGCCAGATCCTGGGGCCTGATCGGCTGGCGAAATGGATGAATGGCGGTTTCGTTTCCGGTCTGTACGACGTGGGCGATCTGCGCCTGTACGTCAGCAACGGCGCGGGCCTGTGGCCGGGCTTTCCTGTGCGGCTGGGGCGCCGCAACGAGATCACCGAGCTGGTGTTGCGGGCGGCGCCGCCGCGCCAGGTGCCCCGCTAG
- a CDS encoding GntR family transcriptional regulator, whose translation MADPHLPASLSERVAEQIRQRIVEGGFLPGQRLSEQALSTDLNISRNTLREVFRVLTKDGLLRHEPNRGVFVAIPSIAAIIDIYRVRRLIECQALAQAYPRHPAKQRMRNAVEQALRARDASDWMAVGTANMAFHAAIVELADSERLNLLFAQVQAELRLAFGLLRDPEFLHAPYVDMNRNIVGLAEAGEFVKASETLNEYLVHSERIVLAVYARRLADGSLGAA comes from the coding sequence ATGGCCGACCCTCATCTTCCCGCCTCGCTCAGTGAGCGCGTAGCCGAACAGATCCGTCAACGCATCGTCGAGGGCGGCTTCCTGCCCGGCCAGCGCCTGTCCGAGCAGGCGCTCAGCACCGACCTGAACATCTCGCGCAACACCCTGCGCGAGGTCTTCCGCGTGCTGACCAAGGACGGCCTGCTGCGGCACGAGCCCAATCGGGGCGTGTTCGTGGCGATTCCGAGCATCGCGGCCATCATCGACATCTATCGGGTGCGGCGCCTGATCGAGTGCCAGGCGCTGGCCCAGGCCTACCCGCGCCATCCGGCCAAGCAGCGCATGCGCAATGCGGTCGAGCAGGCCCTGCGCGCGCGGGATGCCAGCGACTGGATGGCAGTGGGGACGGCCAACATGGCGTTCCATGCGGCCATCGTGGAGCTGGCCGACAGCGAGCGGCTGAACCTGCTGTTCGCGCAGGTGCAGGCCGAGTTGCGGCTGGCCTTCGGCCTGCTGCGTGATCCCGAGTTCCTGCATGCGCCCTATGTGGACATGAACCGGAACATCGTGGGACTCGCCGAGGCTGGCGAATTCGTCAAGGCGTCGGAGACCCTGAACGAATACCTCGTCCATTCCGAGCGGATCGTGCTGGCGGTGTATGCGCGCCGGCTGGCGGACGGGTCGCTGGGCGCGGCTTGA